In a single window of the Anas platyrhynchos mitochondrion, complete genome genome:
- the ATP8 gene encoding ATP synthase F0 subunit 8: MPQLNPAPWFSIMVMTWLTLALLIQPKLLTFTTTNPPSKKPSLITKPTPWAWPWT, translated from the coding sequence ATGCCTCAACTCAACCCTGCACCATGATTCTCAATCATAGTCATAACCTGACTAACCCTCGCACTCCTAATCCAGCCAAAACTGCTAACCTTCACCACAACAAATCCCCCATCAAAAAAACCATCACTCATCACCAAACCCACACCATGAGCCTGACCATGAACCTAA
- the ATP6 gene encoding ATP synthase F0 subunit 6, whose protein sequence is MNLSFFDQFSSPHLLGIPLILLSLLFPALLFPSPGNRWINNRLSTIQLWLLHLITKQLMIPLNKNGHKWALMLTSLMTMLLTINLLGLLPYTFTPTTQLSMNMALAFPLWLATLLTGLRNKPSASLAHLLPEGTPTPLIPALILIETTSLLIRPLALGVRLTANLTAGHLLIQLISTASIALMPILPTVSILTMAILLLLTILEVAVAMIQAYVFVLLLSLYLQENI, encoded by the coding sequence ATGAACCTAAGTTTCTTTGACCAATTCTCAAGCCCCCACCTACTTGGCATCCCCCTGATCCTACTATCCCTGCTCTTCCCAGCCCTATTGTTCCCATCCCCAGGCAACCGATGAATCAACAACCGACTATCCACCATCCAACTGTGACTCCTACACCTAATCACAAAACAACTAATAATCCCATTAAACAAAAACGGCCACAAATGAGCCCTGATGCTAACATCACTAATAACCATACTCCTAACAATCAACCTTCTAGGACTTCTCCCATATACATTCACCCCAACCACCCAGCTATCCATAAACATGGCCCTAGCCTTCCCCCTGTGGCTTGCTACCCTACTAACAGGCCTGCGAAACAAACCATCAGCCTCCTTGGCTCACTTACTGCCAGAAGGAACCCCAACACCCCTGATCCCCGCACTAATCCTGATCGAAACAACCAGCCTGCTGATCCGGCCCTTAGCTCTAGGAGTCCGCCTCACAGCTAACCTCACAGCAGGCCACCTACTTATTCAACTCATCTCCACAGCCTCCATCGCACTCATGCCCATCCTTCCCACAGTATCAATCCTAACAATAGCCATCCTACTACTCCTCACCATCCTAGAAGTAGCAGTGGCCATAATCCAGGCCTACGTTTTCGTCCTCCTCCTAAGCCTGTACTTACAAGAAAACATCTAA